One Tolypothrix bouteillei VB521301 DNA window includes the following coding sequences:
- a CDS encoding NAD(P)H-quinone oxidoreductase subunit N — translation MALITTGSGLIRDLEKHGALGVYVPLEGGFEGRYRRRLRAAGYVALNLSAKGLGDVAAYLTRVHGVRPPHLGKKSTGSGAAVGYVYYVPPIVNSHLEQLPPKSKGLVLWIIEGNILSDQEVEFLATLPSIEPRVKVIIERGGDRAFRWTPLQKTLLAS, via the coding sequence ATGGCATTAATTACCACTGGCAGCGGTTTAATCCGCGATTTAGAGAAGCATGGCGCTCTCGGTGTGTACGTACCTCTCGAAGGAGGTTTTGAAGGTCGGTACAGACGGCGACTGCGTGCTGCAGGCTATGTTGCCCTCAATTTGTCTGCAAAGGGATTAGGAGATGTAGCTGCCTATCTCACGAGAGTTCACGGTGTTCGACCTCCACATCTTGGGAAAAAAAGTACGGGTAGTGGTGCAGCAGTAGGTTATGTATACTACGTGCCACCCATTGTTAACTCTCACTTAGAACAACTTCCACCAAAATCTAAAGGTTTGGTGTTATGGATCATTGAAGGAAATATTCTTTCAGATCAAGAAGTTGAGTTCTTGGCAACTTTACCTAGCATAGAACCAAGAGTTAAAGTCATCATCGAAAGAGGAGGCGATCGCGCTTTTCGCTGGACGCCTTTACAAAAAACTCTGTTAGCTAGCTAG
- a CDS encoding DUF3172 domain-containing protein, which yields MRRKSSGRTATPPRPTTPKSSIFQSPLFNVTTIAILAGVFVLGIGIGIAFSSTATFTPNNVASREFIDTKAPNPELCVQYGASAMVMDTRLFVTLNPFKVYVGQPSMRPGCVLRSSNWAILEQRKLVTGDQVRECKNRLNHFAYAGDLNSDKPDISCTYENDDAKNFFLNQPGATAPTLETERF from the coding sequence ATGAGACGTAAATCTTCTGGTAGAACAGCGACTCCTCCGAGACCTACAACCCCCAAATCTTCTATTTTTCAATCTCCCTTATTTAATGTCACCACCATAGCAATTTTGGCAGGGGTGTTTGTTTTGGGCATTGGGATTGGTATTGCTTTTAGCTCAACAGCCACATTTACCCCAAACAACGTAGCTAGTAGGGAATTTATTGATACCAAAGCACCCAATCCCGAACTTTGCGTTCAGTATGGAGCTAGCGCTATGGTGATGGATACCCGGCTATTTGTAACTCTCAACCCCTTTAAAGTCTATGTTGGTCAGCCCAGTATGCGCCCTGGGTGCGTGCTGCGTTCCAGTAATTGGGCTATTTTAGAGCAAAGAAAGCTTGTGACAGGGGATCAGGTGAGAGAGTGTAAGAATCGCCTAAACCATTTCGCGTATGCAGGTGACTTAAACAGTGATAAACCTGATATTAGCTGTACCTACGAGAATGATGATGCGAAAAACTTTTTCCTCAATCAACCAGGCGCTACAGCACCTACTCTAGAAACAGAAAGATTTTAA
- a CDS encoding 50S ribosomal protein L23 yields MGKIPQEFDIRKLPDLIRRPILTEKATILMEQNKYTFEVTPKATKPEIKAAIENLFDVKVEAVNTALPPRKKKRVGKFIGFKPQYKRAIVTVAAGDVEKIRQVLFPEV; encoded by the coding sequence GTGGGTAAAATACCTCAGGAGTTTGACATCCGTAAGCTTCCAGATCTTATACGTCGCCCAATTTTGACTGAAAAGGCGACTATCTTAATGGAGCAAAATAAATACACTTTTGAAGTGACTCCAAAAGCAACCAAACCAGAAATTAAAGCGGCTATTGAAAACTTATTTGACGTCAAAGTTGAAGCAGTCAATACCGCATTACCACCACGGAAGAAAAAGCGTGTTGGTAAATTTATAGGTTTCAAACCCCAATACAAGCGAGCCATTGTTACTGTCGCAGCTGGGGATGTAGAGAAGATCAGACAAGTTTTATTCCCAGAGGTTTAA
- the rplC gene encoding 50S ribosomal protein L3, producing MSVGILGTKLGMTQIFDGDGVAIPVTVIKAGPCTVTQVKTKQTDGYSAIQVGYGEVKPKALNKPQLGHLAKSSAPALRHLHEYRIDNSSEYSLGQELKADIFSAGQIVDVVGTSIGRGFAGNQKRNNFGRGPMSHGSKNHRQPGSIGAGTTPGRVYPGKRMAGRLGGDRVTIRKLTVVRVDSERNLLLIKGAVPGKPGAIVNILPATIVGKKS from the coding sequence GTGTCTGTAGGTATTCTCGGCACCAAACTGGGCATGACCCAAATATTTGATGGTGATGGAGTAGCTATTCCTGTCACTGTTATCAAAGCGGGACCATGCACCGTTACCCAAGTCAAAACAAAGCAGACCGACGGTTACTCCGCCATCCAAGTGGGTTATGGCGAAGTAAAGCCAAAAGCACTGAATAAACCGCAGTTGGGACACCTTGCCAAGTCATCTGCCCCAGCGTTGCGTCATTTGCATGAGTATCGCATAGATAACTCGAGTGAGTATTCTTTAGGTCAAGAACTTAAAGCAGATATTTTTAGTGCAGGTCAAATAGTAGATGTAGTTGGTACAAGTATAGGTCGCGGTTTTGCTGGCAACCAAAAACGCAACAACTTTGGTCGAGGACCAATGTCTCACGGTTCTAAAAACCACAGACAACCTGGTTCGATTGGTGCTGGTACGACTCCCGGTCGTGTCTATCCTGGAAAACGGATGGCAGGACGGTTGGGTGGCGATCGAGTCACAATTCGCAAGCTTACTGTAGTACGAGTAGACTCAGAGCGTAACTTATTGCTGATCAAGGGAGCTGTTCCTGGTAAGCCCGGAGCTATTGTAAATATTCTTCCGGCAACCATAGTTGGTAAAAAATCATAA
- a CDS encoding DUF99 family protein, whose protein sequence is MKLESLLKLNRTIRAIGFDDSPFVRGTGGKVHIGGVVCAGTRFEGMVWGELQQDGLDATETICKLLVGSKFLPQLHIVLLDGIGFGGFNLVNLPELAQRLQLPCVAVMRRVPDLTAVEDAMSRLPNFQQRQELLRLAGTIYEYPPFFFQVCGEEPEVIATALHRLTDCGKVPEALRLAHLIASAIIKGESSSSA, encoded by the coding sequence ATGAAACTGGAATCTCTGTTAAAACTTAACCGTACTATTCGTGCAATCGGTTTTGACGATAGTCCTTTTGTACGTGGAACAGGAGGTAAAGTCCACATAGGAGGGGTTGTTTGTGCGGGAACTCGTTTTGAGGGAATGGTGTGGGGAGAACTACAGCAAGATGGCTTAGACGCAACAGAGACTATCTGTAAACTCTTGGTTGGTAGTAAGTTTTTACCGCAGTTGCATATTGTATTACTTGATGGAATTGGATTTGGTGGATTTAACCTGGTTAACCTTCCAGAATTAGCTCAGAGATTGCAACTTCCTTGTGTTGCTGTTATGCGCCGCGTACCCGATCTCACTGCTGTTGAAGACGCCATGAGCCGCTTGCCAAATTTTCAGCAACGGCAAGAACTACTGAGACTTGCAGGTACTATCTACGAATATCCACCGTTTTTCTTTCAAGTTTGCGGTGAGGAACCAGAGGTCATTGCTACAGCACTGCATCGCTTAACCGATTGTGGCAAAGTTCCAGAAGCGTTGCGATTAGCACACCTGATTGCATCAGCCATTATTAAAGGAGAAAGTAGTAGTTCCGCTTAA
- a CDS encoding AMIN domain-containing protein codes for MGKHRRFFHDCKHLFAIGLLGSYVAIAPHTGSSYAQQIVRLEDWRFNPEALQLEIALSAPSQPHQFYLAQPPRIVVDLPDTKLGNVSTRRNYSGAIQSIRISQLNADVTRIVLDLAPGTQLDPARVQLQPISREANRWVLRPAISSNNTYLAPSSDNFPPTAINPPFSEDLPPGIYPPQPSGYLPSGIYPPRPSGYSQQGNYSPQPTNDFPPNFYGAPSSSSAGYTNLPATTNYSPQTPFVQVPPLAPNNPYLAPNSELLPGFFPNQPNNYKNTPPSRTPNFPVPSIPNNSYGADAPEVIDFGQPFPKSRN; via the coding sequence ATGGGTAAGCACAGACGATTCTTCCACGATTGCAAGCATCTATTTGCAATTGGTTTGCTTGGCTCTTATGTTGCGATCGCTCCTCATACTGGTAGTAGTTATGCTCAGCAAATCGTGCGGTTGGAGGATTGGCGTTTTAATCCAGAAGCATTACAACTGGAAATAGCTCTCTCAGCTCCGTCTCAGCCACATCAATTCTACCTTGCCCAACCGCCTCGCATCGTTGTTGATTTGCCAGATACCAAACTCGGTAATGTTTCCACTCGACGAAATTATTCTGGCGCAATCCAGAGCATCCGTATTTCCCAATTAAATGCAGATGTAACTCGTATTGTCCTAGATTTAGCTCCAGGAACTCAGCTAGATCCAGCAAGAGTGCAATTACAACCTATTTCTCGAGAAGCCAATCGTTGGGTTTTACGCCCTGCAATTTCTAGTAATAATACTTACTTAGCTCCTTCATCTGACAATTTTCCACCAACAGCTATTAACCCACCATTCTCAGAAGACCTACCGCCCGGTATTTATCCTCCACAACCATCTGGTTACTTACCGTCCGGTATTTACCCTCCACGACCATCTGGTTATTCACAACAGGGTAATTATTCTCCACAACCAACCAACGATTTTCCACCCAATTTCTACGGTGCGCCATCATCTTCGAGTGCGGGATATACAAACTTACCAGCAACAACCAACTACTCTCCCCAAACACCGTTTGTCCAAGTTCCACCTTTAGCACCTAACAATCCTTATCTAGCACCAAATTCCGAGCTTTTGCCAGGGTTTTTTCCCAATCAACCTAATAATTACAAAAACACTCCACCTTCAAGAACACCAAATTTTCCAGTTCCCAGCATACCTAATAATTCTTACGGTGCTGATGCTCCTGAAGTCATTGATTTTGGTCAACCGTTTCCCAAAAGTCGGAATTAA
- the rplD gene encoding 50S ribosomal protein L4, protein MFECAVKNWQGDQVGQTTFDLKVAKEKTASHIVHRALVRQMTNARQGTASTKTRSEVRGGGRKPWRQKGTGRARAGSIRSPLWRGGGVIFGPKPRDFEIKMNRKERQLALRTAFASRIDDLIVVEEFSDQIQRPKTKELVSAIARWGAAPESKTLLVLSEQVENVYLSARNVENLKLISADQLNVYDLLHADKIVVTAQALGKIQEVYGG, encoded by the coding sequence ATGTTTGAGTGTGCAGTCAAAAATTGGCAAGGAGACCAAGTCGGACAAACAACGTTCGATTTGAAAGTAGCCAAGGAAAAAACGGCGTCTCACATCGTGCATAGAGCTTTGGTGAGACAAATGACTAATGCTCGCCAAGGAACAGCTAGTACAAAAACTCGTTCGGAAGTTCGAGGAGGCGGTCGCAAACCTTGGCGGCAAAAAGGAACCGGTCGGGCTCGTGCTGGATCTATCCGTTCGCCATTATGGCGCGGTGGTGGTGTCATCTTTGGACCGAAACCCAGAGATTTTGAAATCAAAATGAACCGCAAAGAACGGCAATTGGCACTGAGAACAGCATTTGCTAGCCGGATCGATGATTTGATTGTGGTAGAAGAATTTAGCGATCAAATCCAACGTCCCAAAACAAAAGAGTTGGTAAGTGCGATCGCCCGTTGGGGTGCTGCTCCAGAAAGCAAGACTCTGTTAGTCTTATCGGAACAAGTAGAAAACGTATACTTGTCAGCCCGTAACGTAGAAAATCTCAAACTCATTAGTGCAGATCAACTCAACGTTTACGATTTGCTTCATGCTGACAAAATTGTTGTGACAGCGCAAGCTTTAGGAAAGATTCAGGAGGTCTACGGTGGGTAA